Sequence from the Ooceraea biroi isolate clonal line C1 chromosome 5, Obir_v5.4, whole genome shotgun sequence genome:
tatttatcttgaatttttcatcctacaaataataataataatctagaaatatattgattccaagaatattaaaatctgaaaaaaatattttttacgtgaAACTATATGAAATTATGTGAATTTTTCGAGAAGAATCAATCGAATGTGGTTCATGTTGTCTCTCATAACTCTGCACATGAAAATACAAATGAAAGATTAAGTTACAAACTCAAAATTGAATTGAGCGCGTCTGATTTATTGAGCTCCGGGACGCATTACGTCATTGATGAAGAAATTCCCGTGACAATTGACGTCGTTAATAACGCATTAGCGACCGAATTAATACCTCGGCAAAGCTGATTTAATGAGGCTTGTTCCGTATTCGCGCGATGATGATCGGGaaacacgagagagagagagggagcagCGGTTTCTGTCCGGGAAACAACTTCCGATGTCAGAAATTGCCGACCGGGATATTGGCTCTCGCTTCTtgtcgatattatttatgatatctTCCGCCTTACATGTATGGATCTTACTTGGATCCATTAGGTGAGCTTGTGATGTATGGCGTTACGATACATGGTACAACAGCTGCTTCATCGAAAATTCCATCTTACGGCAACATATTCGTCCAAGTAATagaattttcatttgcatcaATTGAAACGAAATTGGCGACTATATGTTTATACGTTTCACATTTGTAAGATGTAACATGTCCTAACAATAAGtcaaataagatatttttcaaatatttttctgcaggatgttttttattttgtgaaattgcaagagaagaataattgcataaatgatgtaaatatatataatatggaatttaatcttatttattaatattatataacaatttctgTTAGGTATGACGAGAATGAATCAGGTTTTTATTGAGACATTTCTCGATAGTTGCACAACTTTCCAAACTTTTGCCAAGAATAATCCATCAGCGACTTTTCACGAAAGTTTTTTCTCTCATCAAAAAGGAACAGAAAAATACTTTGCCGCGGTACCACTGAAGCGCTCTTGATTTGATAgagtttaattgaatttttagaCTGTCTGACAATGAGTTGAGAAATAAAGCCCTACGATAATGAAAATGTCCAATGTGTGAACGCTAGAATCGTATGCAAATCTGTTGATTATTCCTCCTCGTATTCGCAACTTGTTTCAAACTCTCTGTTTCAGGGTTCCAATTCAATGGTAACTCGCTATTATATTGCATCAAGCGAGCATCAAGAAAAATTCCCGCACACAAATATCAtcaaatatcataaaatatcatcAAAATACAAAACGATTTGTGTGTGAAACTACTTGATGAAAAGAAACAGATCTGtcattctaattaattaaaattaaattcgtcGAATTAgtaaaaattagtaaaaaaatgaaatgactGACGATTATTGGCTTTGTTCTCTATCGAATCGGTGCGGAATCtgcaatatttttgtacaatttctGCATATACATTGTCTGACTATGGTGAAAGAATTCACGAGTTTTATCGCGTAAACTTTTGTCGATATTTCGCGACCGCATGATATAACGATCGCGGCTAACACATTTTGCTTGAACAACTTGACATTAAAGTGACAGGCATACGTAACAACACTTACGCTGATCAGTATAATAATGTTGGCATTTTACAAAATAGCTAGCTGAATAATAATCGCGTATTATTTCATCAGACGTTTAAAGAAGTGAAACTTTTTGCGAAACGTTGCGAATATACGATTTTAATTCTGATTTAAAAGCGTGAAGTTTCCAGAATTGGAGAAAATGAGACGACATTCTTCAAGAATTACCGTAAATTGCGTTAAATAagcatatattttacaaaattaagaGACGCATTAAATTGCGGGAATGTAGGTTGACTGCGTAATCGTGTATAATTACAATTCCAAAATATGGTTTAGACAGTAGGAAAAGTTTCGACTAATATACACGTGGAAATGCTCGACTATATGCACTTGCATTAACATCAACTTTGCTTTAGCATTATTCTACACACGTTCGCAGCGCGCGTATGAGTCTAATTCACTTGCGGAATGCAGTCTAATTCGAATACAACTACATCGGATCGtgcaaattattgaaattacaagaaattacaattttcattaacgagaaaatatcgcCCGTTGTCATTTATTCGTTTAAACTCTTACAGATCGATacagatttttcttttacattgaGATGTGATCAGATATTAGATCGGGATAGCGCAAATGGTGCACAGCTTTCTGTTACATTGAGCTTTTAAggttttcatttttatgtcAGTCAACATTAGCAGCAAACTTCTAGTAGAAAATTACATGAGAGTCAATCTTCATAGTAGAAGTgtcattttcttgaaaaaatgattgaaaatataattaaatcgcaaagagtttaatgaaaaaattatgagAGCCAATTTCATTATCGTGCTAAATCGAATTACATagaatttatcattatttctacTTATTCTCATATGTTGACAATTTGTAGATTATAGCGGCTTTGAAATCGTTTATTGCAGAAGATGAGGATTGTTATAACACCTGTAGTCACGACGAGAATAACAATCACTTTATTAATGAACCACGAAACCCTATTTTGCGAATAAATGCTGACTAGCGTTCTCGATTGTCAATCATTGATAATTACAAAGCGTTCTCGACATCAGTAAAGTACATTAAAGGATTTGCATTAACATGTAAATGAAGCTTCGATTACATTAAAGTACCATCTAGGAAGTCctaaaaatatacttgaaataattttattaggtttttttaatatttaatttataatttttctttataataaattatttaaatcctaaattattattaaagaacaATATCCCAATTGACGTCGCTGTGGATTCATTCACCCAACTGACAATGAATCGTAATTTCGTTAAGGATATTATTAGCAAAGCTATGACAGAAGCATTTTGCTGCGAAATTGCGCAAATTTCACAAAATGTGCTGTGGATGCTACTGGGGAAACCACAGATTCTGCTCCGCTATTCTGTGCTGGTGAGGGCATCTCTTTTGCGATCGCATAATGGCTTAACGAGATAAGAGGATTTCATGCGAATGAGCGTTTACCGCTTTCGCGGGAATATGCGACAACGTCGGTAGTCCCACGTTGCGAGAATACGCATTTCAAGTTCCGATTCTCGCGCGAAACTTGCGATCCAAGTAACTGTCTTGTCACTTGTTAACTCTTATCGCGTCGTCGCACCAGTTGAGTCTGGGAAATCTTGCGTAAAATGTTAACGCTCTAATTGGAGATTTAATCGACTTGGGTGTAATGATCCAAAGAGACTACTTTGAATCACGTCTCTTAAGCATTCTCTTCAAGCATCGCAAATAAGAATTGTGAAAAACTTGCGTGCGATATAGTGCAATGTTGTTgattaatgaaaaacaattattatttggaGATTAATGTATTCATCATTAATCAACTTAATAAAGTTGCATTATTGCAACACAAATCGTCGGCCTAATTAGAAAACTTCTAACTcacaaaattacaattttacaggAACTTTAGTAGACGATGCAAAATCTCAAGATAAGTTGgctgaaataaatatctcaattttataaaaaattgaagttAGAAGGTTTTTTAATTAGGCACGACGAAGTGTGATTTATCTTTACGAATTTATtgcccgcgcgcgcacacacacacacacacagacggAGTTCCACTCACCGTTAACGGCGTGGAGCTCCGTGGGCACCATGAAGTGTGCCGTGTGAAGGGCTAGCTCACCGGTATCGGCGGCGGCCTGCAGCAACATCtgttgatgatgatgatgccgGGTAGACGAGCGATGATGGTGCACGCTATTGAGCACGATGTTGCTAGATGTTCGGCTGAGCGCCTTTCGTTGCCGAATCGCTTCCTTGTAGATCTTGTAATACATGATGAGCATTACTAGGCCTGGGATCCAAAAAGACACGCAGGAACTGATAACCGCATACGGTAGGTTCACTCGAAACTCGCAGCTCTGAAAGAATTACACTTTCACTGTAATCtcttaattcataaaatacattatacatttttttgagTCGTAATCAGGGAAATGATTAATTTCCATTGTCGttgatatttattgaaaaagcGTTACGTACCTCCGGGTGTTTCGCCATGTAGTCTAAATGTTCCTTTGTCGTGTACCATCCCATGAAGATCGGCATGAAGCTTATCAGGGCTGGCAGGAGCCAAGCGCTACCCAACATACACCACACCGTACCTTGCCTCATGATCACCGTATACTCCAGCGGACTTACAATGGCATAATATCTATCCACGCTGATGCAACAAAGATGTAGGATGCTGGCGGTGCTAAAGTACACATCCAACGAGTTCCACAGATTGCACATTACTGCCCCGAAAAGCCATCTTCCTGAGAGCTCTACCGAGGCGTTGAAGGTCATAGCGCATATGGCTACCAATAGATCAGCCGCCGCTAACGAAACCACATAGCAGTTGGTGACCACGCGGAGTCTACGGTGCCTGCGCACACTGGCAATCACCAGCATGTTGCCGAGAACCGCCGTGATGATGATGCTGCCCATGATGACGCCCTTTATCACCACCAACAGCATATTCATATTCTCGGGCAGGTTCTCCACCGTCGGGTTCTCCGCAGACGATGTCATATTTGTGGTGGCCGTGATGGTCGTTGCACTGCTGACGGTGATAGTGGTGTTGACGAAAGCCGATGAAGATATAGGTTCTACTCGGGGTAGGCTCGTTGACATTGTCGCCATCAGGTTCAACATGCTGGTGGAAGGCTGTTGATGCTGGACTTTACTGTTTACGTCGTGGAGAATGGTTCTTTTCGGGTCCCTCGCTTGTTTCAGGCTGCATAGCGATCGAAAGTCGTTGCTTGAATTACTTGTTGGTGATCATCTTAGATGGGTTGATATCTCTTATTTCATTGATATCACTGTCAACGAAACTCGTTCATATTTCAACTCAATTGTATAATATCGTAGCGGTCTATATCAGACATTATTGAATCTTGCAAAGGTATCAGAGTGAGAAGGTTTCTCAATCTTCAAATTAAGCGTTCAGAGTTTCTATTTACGTGTTCATCCTttgcatattaaattttgcgGAAAATCTTTCACCATGATCTGATATTCCACGAGAAAAGCGTTTCCCGTTTCAAAATGCTCAACGATCACGACATTCATATTTTTACCGTTAATCCAAGATCTACTCATACGAGATGTATATAGTTATTCACCATGTATATAATCGTAATACCATAATGTTgcgatgcaaaaataatattgcataatcaAAGCAccattttgtattttcatCAAAATTGCTCAATCTTCTCTTATtctttactttaatttttcatttttcttttattttttcaggagtattttcaagaatcttcgctttctctcttctggATCTGTTATTTATGTATcgaatatattgttttataatcaAGTTGTCACGTACAATTATTGCGGGTGGATTTGTGTTTCATAGAAGAGACTTATTCTTCTCGTTGTTCGAATAAAATCTCTTGAATatcattacaaatattttgccattt
This genomic interval carries:
- the LOC105286415 gene encoding octopamine receptor beta-3R isoform X2, whose product is MLNLMATMSTSLPRVEPISSSAFVNTTITVSSATTITATTNMTSSAENPTVENLPENMNMLLVVIKGVIMGSIIITAVLGNMLVIASVRRHRRLRVVTNCYVVSLAAADLLVAICAMTFNASVELSGRWLFGAVMCNLWNSLDVYFSTASILHLCCISVDRYYAIVSPLEYTVIMRQGTVWCMLGSAWLLPALISFMPIFMGWYTTKEHLDYMAKHPESCEFRVNLPYAVISSCVSFWIPGLVMLIMYYKIYKEAIRQRKALSRTSSNIVLNSVHHHRSSTRHHHHQQMLLQAAADTGELALHTAHFMVPTELHAVNGTSIRQQTKSWRAEHKAARTLGIIMGAFLLCWLPFFLWYLTTSLCGEACYCPDAVVLVLFWIGYFNSALNPIIYAYFNRDFRDAFKDTLKSALPCCAGCWKTPSQFV
- the LOC105286415 gene encoding octopamine receptor beta-3R isoform X4, whose product is MLNLMATMSTSLPRVEPISSSAFVNTTITVSSATTITATTNMTSSAENPTVENLPENMNMLLVVIKGVIMGSIIITAVLGNMLVIASVRRHRRLRVVTNCYVVSLAAADLLVAICAMTFNASVELSGRWLFGAVMCNLWNSLDVYFSTASILHLCCISVDRYYAIVSPLEYTVIMRQGTVWCMLGSAWLLPALISFMPIFMGWYTTKEHLDYMAKHPESCEFRVNLPYAVISSCVSFWIPGLVMLIMYYKIYKEAIRQRKALSRTSSNIVLNSVHHHRSSTRHHHHQQMLLQAAADTGTSIRQQTKSWRAEHKAARTLGIIMGAFLLCWLPFFLWYLTTSLCGEACYCPDAVVLVLFWIGYFNSALNPIIYAYFNRDFRDAFKDTLKSALPCCAGCWKTPSQFV